The Gavia stellata isolate bGavSte3 chromosome 1, bGavSte3.hap2, whole genome shotgun sequence genome has a segment encoding these proteins:
- the RELT gene encoding tumor necrosis factor receptor superfamily member 19L, giving the protein MKRSGMRWWLVTVLGVLSRPGAGARSCGSREHGTPGCPPGEEPTGACSSVLGPVGTCRACPPGTFSPGDVSCSAHTRCRAGNRILVAPGTAATDSRCGDCLPGFYSPEGEREPWGRCLPCAAAPHSTPGCPGRRRARSPETLGWSAGTNGTRVTLMGEEEEEAAAAQAAVLTIVPVFCAMGLLGILVCNLLKKKGYHCTASKDPHPGGTGPSSIYQLEDANEDTIGVLVRLITEKKENAAALEELLREHHGQQPMPPLGFTPLNKLHLLPQFPPACRHQQHLHTVQGPAPCARCSQKKWPEVLPSLGATKVPKAGGRPGEVTILSVGRFRVSRIPEMRSEVGGEPPRGPLPTGSGMWPPWLKSTDGPPELAPGLGAASGGR; this is encoded by the exons ATGAAGAGGAGCGGGATGCGCTGGTGGCTCGTCACCGTCCTGGGG GTGCTGAGCAGACCCGGCGCAGGGGCCAGGAGCTGCGGTTCCCGGGAGCACGGGACGCCGGGATGCCCGCCCGGAGAGGAGCCCACCGGG GCATGCAGCTCGGTGCTGGGTCCGGTGGGAACGTGCCGAGCTTGTCCCCCCGGCACCTTCTCACCGGGGGACGTATCCTGCTCCGCTCACACCCGCTGCCGGGCCGGGAACAGGATCCTGGTGGCACCGGGGACGGCGGCGACCGACAGCCGCTGCGGAGACTGCCTGCCGGG GTTTTACAGCCctgaaggggagagggagcccTGGGGCCGGTGCCTGCCCTGCGCCGCTgctccccacagcaccccagggtgcccag GCCGGCGGCGAGCCCGCAGCCCCGAAACACTGGGCTGGTCAGCGGGGACCAACGGGACACGGGTGACCCTGatgggtgaggaagaggaggaggcggcggcggcgcaggcgGCCGTGCTGACCATCGTCCCGGTCTTCTGCGCCATGGGGTTGTTGGGCATCCTGGTCTGCAACCTGCTGAAGAAGAAGGGTTACCACTGCACCGCCAGCAAGGACCCCCACCCCGGCGGCACCG GTCCCAGCTCCATCTACCAGCTGGAGGATGCCAACGAGGACACCATCGGGGTGCTGGTGCGGTTGATCACCGAGAAGAAAG AAAACGCCGCGGcgctggaggagctgctgagggaacatCACGGCCAACAGCCGATGCCACCACTGGGCTTCACCCCCCTGAATAA gctgcacctcctgcctcagtttccccccgCTTGCCGGCACCAGCAGCACCTCCACACAGTGCAGGGTCCGGCCCCGTGCGCCCGCTGCAGCCAGAAGAAGTGGCCCGAGGTGCTGCCATCGCTCGGTGCCACCAAGGTCCCCAAAGCCGGGGGCCGCCCCGGTGAGGTCACCATCCTCTCTGTCGGCAG gTTTCGGGTGTCCCGGATTCCTGAGATGAGGAGCGAGGTGGGAGGCGAACCCCCCCGTGGTCCCCTTCCCACTGGTAGCGGGATGTGGCCCCCGTGGTTGAAAAGCACTGACGGCCCCCCCGAG CTGGCACCTGGCCTGGGGGCTGCTTCGGGGGGACGGTGA